From the genome of Bacteroidota bacterium:
CCGATGTTCCCTATCCGGTATTTGTGATCACCGGTTCATTGCTCTGGCAGTTTTTTTCGGAATCCCTGACCGGCATCCTGAACAGTCTGAGTTCGAACACCAACATGCTTTCCAAACTGAATTTTCCGCGCGAGGCCCTGCTGGTATCAGCTGCCATCGATATTGGTGTGAACATGCTGATTAAACTGACCCTGCTGGTGGTCGTGTATCTTTCATTCGGATTGTATTTCGGTTTGCCCGTCATTCAAACCCTGCCGGGTCTGGCCCTGTTATTCTTCCTTGGAGCCTCCATCGGTCTGTTTCTGATTCCGATTTCCATGCTGGTCAGAGACATACAGAACGGGATCGGACTGGTGCTTCAGTTTGCCATGTATCTGACCCCGGTCATCTATCCGGTAAAAGTTCATGAAGGGTGGCTGAGTTTTCTCAACTACAATCCGGTGACCCCCATTCTTCAGCTCTGCAGGGACGGACTTTCGGGGCATTGGTATCCCAACTGGCCTGAAATCCTGATCATCGGTGCCATCACCTTTCTGTTTCTTTTTATCGGCCTGATAGCGTTCCGGTTGGCCATGCCCATTCTGATTGAACGCATGGGAAGCTGACAAACCTTTTACTCTTATGCCCACTACCATTATCGATGCCAGCCGGAACCGGCTTTCCCTGAACCTGAAAGAACTC
Proteins encoded in this window:
- a CDS encoding ABC transporter permease; its protein translation is MQKRIYSPEAGIRRPGTLLSGMFRDLAASRSLGFRLSVRNLSARYRQSFLGIFWALVPPLASSLIWIILNQQKIVSFGHTDVPYPVFVITGSLLWQFFSESLTGILNSLSSNTNMLSKLNFPREALLVSAAIDIGVNMLIKLTLLVVVYLSFGLYFGLPVIQTLPGLALLFFLGASIGLFLIPISMLVRDIQNGIGLVLQFAMYLTPVIYPVKVHEGWLSFLNYNPVTPILQLCRDGLSGHWYPNWPEILIIGAITFLFLFIGLIAFRLAMPILIERMGS